The genomic interval GAATTACCTCCAATAGCTGGAAGTTATAATCCTCCATGGTACAACGATTTCATTGAATCCAGAGGATATATGAAAGAGGTTGACTACGTTGAGTACAGGATAACCGTTCCTGACTCCATGCCTGAAAGGATCAGGAGAATTGCGGACCTGATCAAAAAACGCGGTAAGGTCAAGGTTTTCAATGAAAAATCCACAAAGGTCCTTGCAAAAAAATGGGGTCATCAGATCTTCGATGTTCTGAATGAAACATACGCTGAGCTGTATGGCACAACTCTTCTCGATGAACAGGAGATCCAGTATTACATAAAAACATATCTCGGGCAGGTCGATCCCGAGTTCATAAAACTCGCTGCTCAAGATGACAGACTCGTGGGTTTCATAATAGCCATGCCGAATCTTTCCCGAGCTTTCCAGAAAGCAAAAGGTCACCTGTTCCCGACCGGGTTCATTCATCTGCTGAAGGAAATGAAGAGAAGTAACGTACTGGATTTCTATCTGGCCGGGATCAGAACCGAGTTCCAGGGACAGGGTATCGATGTGCTGCTATCCTACGAAATGGGATTAAGTGCTCTTGCCAGAGGTATAGAGTACGCGGAAAGCAATCATGAACTGGAAGACAATCTGAAGATCCAGGCTATGTGGAAACTCTATGAAAAACGCCTTCACCGCAGATCCCGCGTATACAACCTCCCCCTGGGGACGTAGCACACTTCTTCAACTTAGGTATAGTATCGGCGTTTTACTCGACGAAAATATAGTATAATTTATTCTGCGCAGGATTTCCCTCATTATCAAATCCCGGAGGGTAATATCCAAGTTGAATGACGGCTTCTCCTGAGAGTACTGCTTTGAAATTCCAGGTTTTAGTACCGCCGACGCCCATCATTCCCTCAGGATTCTCATCCTGCAGGTAGACCGGTTCTCCCGCTTGTTCAACAACAGTCGTTTCCTGTTCTATACCATCGCATTTCCACTGATATCCGGTTGTTGGATTTGCTTCAACTGTAATTGAGAAGCTATCCCCGGCAATTACGTGAATTGTGCTGTCAACAATCACTTCAGGCGCATCATCAACAACCGCGGTATCCAAGTGTACATTCTCACCATCATCAACAACCGGCTCTTCCGGCTTCGATTCATCACCATCATCTATCCCACAGCCCGTCACAAGCAGAACCGAAGCAACAATCAGAATCCATTTCATTTCATCCACCAATCCTTTTGTTCAATTATCAATG from Candidatus Aegiribacteria sp. carries:
- a CDS encoding protease inhibitor I42 family protein, which codes for MKWILIVASVLLVTGCGIDDGDESKPEEPVVDDGENVHLDTAVVDDAPEVIVDSTIHVIAGDSFSITVEANPTTGYQWKCDGIEQETTVVEQAGEPVYLQDENPEGMMGVGGTKTWNFKAVLSGEAVIQLGYYPPGFDNEGNPAQNKLYYIFVE